One part of the Musa acuminata AAA Group cultivar baxijiao chromosome BXJ1-5, Cavendish_Baxijiao_AAA, whole genome shotgun sequence genome encodes these proteins:
- the LOC135674384 gene encoding transcription initiation factor TFIID subunit 14b-like isoform X1: MIPATPSSIRAQSSPPLVATRRLKDVEISFPIVYGTIAFWLGKKATEYNSHKWTVYVRGATNEDLSVIVKRAVFQLHSSFNNPTRVVESAPFELSESGWGEFEIAITLFFHSDVCDKQLDLYHQLKLFPEEDSGPQSIKKPVVAETYDEIVFSEPSEAFFARVQNHPAAIVPRLPSGLNLPAPGPIDHVNEKKRSDTKDHPFSQWFLNFSEADELLKLAAARQQVQAHIAKLRRQLSMIDGLPQQSKAASGQ; encoded by the exons ACCAGAAGGCTTAAAGATGTGGAAATAAGCTTTCCAATTGTTTATGGTACTATAGCATTTTGGCTTGGAAAGAAGGCCACTGA GTACAATTCACACAAATGGACTGTTTATGTTCGTGGGGCAACAAATGAGGATTTAAGTGTGATAGTTAAGCGTGCTGTGTTTCAACTGCACTCTAGTTTCAACAACCCAACTAGGGTTGTAGAATCAGCACCTTTTGAACTTTCTGAGTCTGGATGGGGTGAATTTGAAATAGCAATTACACTCTTTTTCCACAGTGATGTATGTGACAAACAACTGGACCT ATATCACCAGCTAAAATTGTTTCCCGAAGAGGATAGTGGGCCCCAGTCAATCAAAAAGCCTGTTGTTGCGGAAACATATGATGAAATAGTTTTCTCTGAGCCTTCAGAGGCCTTCTTTGCACGAGTACAGAACCATCCCGCTGCAATTGTTCCAAGGCTACCTTCTGGCCTAAACTTGCCAGCTCCTG GTCCTATTGATCATGTCAACGAGAAGAAAAGAAGTGATACCAAGGATCATCCATTCAGTCAGTGGTTTTTGAATTTTTCAGAGGCAGATGAGCTGTTGAAACTTGCAGCTGCTCGCCAACAG GTACAGGCCCACATAGCAAAGCTGAGGAGACAGTTGAGTATGATTGATGGTTTGCCTCAACAGTCGAAGGCTGCCTCTGGACAGTAG
- the LOC135674385 gene encoding probable methyltransferase PMT3, producing the protein MMKGRDGGEKKHLFLSLCLAVLVLVVLVLYYGSFFGPQGQDANSALEFGGKIKRSIGWSNDGNEEVGKSEEPIISQEDGDYNLTPKSFPVCDDRHSELIPCLDRNLIYQTKLKLDLSLMEHYERHCPQPERCYNCLIPPPPGYKVPIKWPRSRDEVWQVNIPHTHLAHEKSDQNWMVVKGDKIVFPGGGTHFHYGADKYISHLANMLNFKNNILNNEGNIRTVFDVGCGVASFGGYLLSSDIIAMSLAPNDVHQNQIQFALERGIPAYLGVLGTKRLPYPSRSFEFAHCSRCRIDWLQRDGILLLELDRLLRPGGYFAYSSPEAYAQDEEDLRIWKEMSALVEQMCWKIAAKRNQTVIWVKPLTNDCYMKREPGTRPPLCRSDDDPDAVWGVPMEACITPYSEQNQRDGGSGLAPWPSRLITPPPRLADLGISKDMFEKDMEIWQQRVENYWSLFSAKIRPNTLRNLMDMNANMGSFAAALKDEPVWVMNVVPEDGPNTLKIIYDRGLIGTVHDWCEAFSTYPRTYDLLHAWTVFSDIQKKGCSAEDLLIEMDRILRPNGFVIVRDRRPVVEFIKKYLTAVHWESVAVVDAESNSDLEDREVILLIQKKMWLIDGSTKESA; encoded by the exons ATGATGAAGGGAAGAGATGGAGGCGAAAAGAAACACTTGTTCCTATCATTGTGTCTTGCAGTTCTGGTTCTAGTTGTTTTGGTTCTGTACTATGGATCTTTCTTTGGTCCTCAGGGTCAGGATGCTAACTCTGCTTTGGAGTTTGGTGGTAAAATTAAGAGATCAATTGGTTGGTCTAATGATGGTAATGAAGAGGTAGGCAAATCAGAAGAGCCCATTATCAGTCAGGAGGATGGAGATTACAATCTTACACCAAAAAGCTTTCCT GTCTGTGATGATCGACATTCGGAGCTCATTCCCTGCCTGGATCGAAATCTTATTTACCAAACAAAACTTAAGCTGGATTTGTCTTTGATGGAGCATTACGAGAGACATTGCCCACAACCTGAGAGGTGCTACAACTGCTTGATTCCCCCACCACCTGGCTACAAG GTTCCAATAAAGTGGCCAAGGAGCCGAGATGAAGTTTGGCAAGTAAATATTCCCCACACACACCTTGCACATGAGAAGTCTGACCAGAACTGGATGGTTGTCAAGGGAGACAAGATTGTTTTTCCTGGAGGTGGCACTCATTTTCATTATGGAGCTGATAAATATATTTCACACCTTGCAAAT ATGCTTAATTTCAAAAATAACATCTTAAACAATGAGGGAAATATCCGGACGGTTTTTGATGTTGGCTGTGGAGTTGCTAGCTTTGGAGGATATCTTTTGTCATCTGATATCATAGCAATGTCTCTAGCACCAAATGATGTTCATCAAAATCAGATCCAATTTGCACTTGAGAGGGGAATTCCTGCTTACCTAGGTGTATTGGGGACAAAGAGACTTCCTTATCCGAGCAGATCTTTTGAATTTGCACATTGTTCTCGGTGTCGAATTGATTGGCTTCAAAGAGATGGGATTCTTCTTCTTGAGTTAGACAGGTTGCTTAGGCCGGGAGGCTATTTTGCTTATTCATCTCCTGAAGCATATGCTCAAGATGAAGAGGACCtcaggatatggaaggagatgagTGCACTGGTTGAGCAGATGTGTTGGAAGATTGCTGCCAAAAGGAACCAAACTGTTATATGGGTCAAACCTCTGACAAATGATTGTTATATGAAGAGAGAACCAGGAACTCGACCACCTCTATGCAGATCTGATGATGATCCTGATGCTGTTTGGGGTGTTCCAATGGAGGCTTGTATTACTCCTTACTCTGAAC AGAACCAAAGAGATGGAGGAAGTGGATTGGCTCCTTGGCCATCTCGCTTAATTACCCCACCTCCACGCCTTGCTGACCTTGGTATTTCGAAAGACATGTTTGAAAAGGACATG GAAATTTGGCAACAGAGAGTTGAGAATTACTGGAGCCTCTTTAGTGCAAAGATACGGCCAAATACGCTGAGAAACTTGATGGATATGAATGCTAACATGGGATCATTTGCTGCTGCACTCAAAGATGAGCCTGTTTGGGTTATGAATGTTGTACCAGAAGATGGACCAAACACCCTCAAGATTATTTATGACAGAGGACTGATAGGCACTGTGCATGACTG GTGTGAGGCATTTTCAACATACCCTCGAACTTATGATCTCCTTCATGCTTGGACTGTTTTTTCTGACATCCAGAAGAAAGGGTGCAGTGCTGAAGACCTGCTTATTGAGATGGATCGAATCCTAAGGCCAAATGGTTTTGTAATTGTCCGGGACAGGAGGCCAGTCGTGGAGTTCATCAAGAAGTATCTTACAGCAGTGCACTGGGAATCAGTGGCTGTTGTGGATGCTGAATCCAATTCAGATTTGGAGGACAGAGAAGTCATTCTTTTGATACAGAAAAAGATGTGGCTGATAGATGGAAGCACCAAGGAGTCGGCATAA
- the LOC135674384 gene encoding transcription initiation factor TFIID subunit 14b-like isoform X2 produces MKICQVFGLLVSRRVFPQTRRLKDVEISFPIVYGTIAFWLGKKATEYNSHKWTVYVRGATNEDLSVIVKRAVFQLHSSFNNPTRVVESAPFELSESGWGEFEIAITLFFHSDVCDKQLDLYHQLKLFPEEDSGPQSIKKPVVAETYDEIVFSEPSEAFFARVQNHPAAIVPRLPSGLNLPAPGPIDHVNEKKRSDTKDHPFSQWFLNFSEADELLKLAAARQQVQAHIAKLRRQLSMIDGLPQQSKAASGQ; encoded by the exons AtgaaaatttgtcaagtttttggATTATTGGTATCCAGGAGGGTTTTCCCACAG ACCAGAAGGCTTAAAGATGTGGAAATAAGCTTTCCAATTGTTTATGGTACTATAGCATTTTGGCTTGGAAAGAAGGCCACTGA GTACAATTCACACAAATGGACTGTTTATGTTCGTGGGGCAACAAATGAGGATTTAAGTGTGATAGTTAAGCGTGCTGTGTTTCAACTGCACTCTAGTTTCAACAACCCAACTAGGGTTGTAGAATCAGCACCTTTTGAACTTTCTGAGTCTGGATGGGGTGAATTTGAAATAGCAATTACACTCTTTTTCCACAGTGATGTATGTGACAAACAACTGGACCT ATATCACCAGCTAAAATTGTTTCCCGAAGAGGATAGTGGGCCCCAGTCAATCAAAAAGCCTGTTGTTGCGGAAACATATGATGAAATAGTTTTCTCTGAGCCTTCAGAGGCCTTCTTTGCACGAGTACAGAACCATCCCGCTGCAATTGTTCCAAGGCTACCTTCTGGCCTAAACTTGCCAGCTCCTG GTCCTATTGATCATGTCAACGAGAAGAAAAGAAGTGATACCAAGGATCATCCATTCAGTCAGTGGTTTTTGAATTTTTCAGAGGCAGATGAGCTGTTGAAACTTGCAGCTGCTCGCCAACAG GTACAGGCCCACATAGCAAAGCTGAGGAGACAGTTGAGTATGATTGATGGTTTGCCTCAACAGTCGAAGGCTGCCTCTGGACAGTAG